In Halalkalicoccus sp. NIPERK01, the DNA window TGTTCGAGTTCGTACCGGCGCCCCTCGAGTTCGTCGGCGTACACCTTTCCCTGCGTGGGGACGAGGTTCGAGAGCGAGACGGTGCGCCGTTCCTCCGCGACGGTGATGTCGTGGATGCTCTCGAGGGTGCGGATCAGTTTCCCGACCTTCTCGGGGGTGGCGCGCTCGATTTGGCTGCGGATCACGTCGGCGTTCGAGATGATTCCCACGAGGTTGCCCGCGTCGTCGACGACCGGGAGCTTCTGGATCCCCGAGCGCAGGATGACGCGGGCGGCGTCCGTCACCTTCATCTGGGGGTGGGCGACGACCAGGTCCGTGCTCATCACCTTGAAGATGGGTTCTTCCTCGTCGGCCAACAGCAGGTCGCGCGCGCTGACGAACCCCTCGACGCGCCGCCCGTCACAGACGGGAAAGCCGCTGTGTTCGTGGCTCTCGGCGATCCGCGCGGCCACGTCGCCGACGGTCGCGTCCGGCGAGACCGTCACGACGTCGCGGGTCATGTACTCGTTGACGCGTGGCTTGCCGTCGGTGACCCCTGCGTTCATAGCCCTCAGACGGTTGCGCCTCGCAAAAAGCTCACGCTACCGCCGACGCAGCGCCGAGCGCCACTGGTCCGGTTCGTCCGCGAGGCGGACGGTCTCGGGATCGCGCACCGAGAGCGTCTCGAAGAAGCGCCCGTCGATCACCTCGCGGACGATCTCGGTCAGCAGTTCGTCGTCGTTTTCGGTCTCCTCGCCGAGGAAGCCAAGCGGGATCTGTGCGCCGGCCATCCCCGCGTGGCCGCCCGCGCTCCCGATCTGGTCGAACGCCTCGCGCAGCGTCTCGCCGATGTCGAGGTCCGACCCGCGCGCCCTCGCGGAGATGTAGACGGTCCCGTCGACGAAGCCGTAGACGAGCGTCGCGACGACCCCCTCCATGTTCAGGAGCCGATCGGCCGCCTGCGAGATGGCGTCGCGGTCCCGGAGGGTGCCGATGCAGCTCGTACAGACGCCCTCTTCCACCCGGCTGTTGCGGATCGCGCGCGCGAGCGTCTCGAACGTCTCCTGGCTGATCGTGGGCCGTTCGATCTGATCGAGGACGTCGGTATCGACGCGGGGCAACAGCGTCTCCGCTGCGTCGAAGTCGAGGCGGGAGACTCCCCGCGAGAAGTCCGCGGTGTCGGTGCGGATCCCGAACAGGAGGGCCGTCGCGAGCTCCTCGGACGGCTCGATCTCCAGCGCGTCGAAGTACTCGACGATCATCGTGCACGTCGATCCCACCTCGCTTCTGACGTCGAGGTGGCGCGCCTCGACCGGCCCCGGCGAGGGGTGGTGGTCGATCACGACGTCGATCGGGGTCTCCTCGGGGAGCTGGTCGTTGACGCTGGGTAGGGAGTGGTCGACGAGCGCGATCGCGTCGAACGCCTCTGCGTCGGCGGGATCGTCGAGTTCGGCGAGGTCGTCCTCAAGGTCGAGGACGTTGACCAGCGCCCGGTTCTGCTGGTGAGAGATCTCCCCGAAGTAGTAGGCGCCGGCGTCGACGCCGACCGAGCGTGCGAGCCGCGCGAGGCCGATGCCGCTGGCGATCGCGTCCGGGTCGGGGTTGTCGTGGAGCATCACCCCGAGTTCCCCCTCGATTCCCACGAGCAGCGACCGCAGGTGGCGTGCGCGCTCGGCGGGCTGGCCGACGACGGCCTCGGCGGTGTGCTCGCGCAGGGCGGTGACCGGATCGAGGACCGTTCCGGCCAGCCTGTCGAGCGTTTCGCGCTCCTCCTCGGTGGGTTCGTGGCCGGCGTAGGCGACGATCGGGGTCGCCTCGAAGACCTCGCTCGCCGCACGCGCGATGTCGACGTTTCGCTCCGCCGAGTCCGTCCCGATGAAGACGCTCGCGACGGGCTCGTCGATCCCCGCGAGCACCGCCCTGTCGGCCGGATCCGCGGCCGTGATCGTCACGTCCCGCTGGGGGAACTCGCGCTGTTCGGGATCGAGCGTCACGACGTGGACCGGGTCGTCCTGCTCGCGGGCGAGTTCGACCAGCGCGTGACCGACGGTCCCGGCACCGCACCCGAGGAGCAGTCGAGAGGCCATACGGTAGGCCGTAGCCCACCGACGCGCTAAAACCTACCGTCTCAGTGAGGCGAAAAACCGCACGCCGTCTCCCGGGTTCAGGCGAGCAGCGCGCCCGCGGCGGCCTGCGCGAGGTCGACGACCGGGAACGCCGGCAGCAGCGCGATCGTCATGATCGCGGCGGCGACGATCGCCGCGTACAGCCCGACGGGCTGGCGCGAGACGTCGAACTCCCGAACGGGATCCTCGATCCAGATCGCCTTCACCAGCCGCGAGTAGTAGAACAGCGACAGCGCGCTGGTGAGCGCGCCGATCGCGGCGAGCCACCAGAAGCCCGCGCCGATCGCCGACGTGAACAGGACGTACTTCGAGAGGAAGCCGCCGCCGATCGGCAGGCCCGCGAGGCTGAACAGGAACACCGTCACCGCCGCGCAGGCGACCGGGGACTGGCGCCACATGCCGTTGTAGTCCTCGAAGGTGCGCCCGACGCCGCGGTACTCCGCGAGCGCGACGAAGAGGAACGCGCCGGTGTTCATGAAGCCATACACGAGGAGATGCATCATCGCCGCGCCCATCACGAGGGCGTCCTGCCCGCCGCCGAGCGCCGCCAGCCCGATCAGCACGTAGCCCGCGTGGCCCACCGACGAATAGGCGAGCATCCGCTTGACGTTCTCCTGCATCGCGGCGGCGAAGTTGCCCACGAGCATCGTCACGACCGCGAGCACCTGGAAGATCAGCACCCAGTCGATCCCCAACCCGACGGCGACGTCGAGCGGGAACGCCTCGACGAACACGCGGAAGGCGATCACGAAGCCGGCGGCCTTCGACGCCGAGGAGATGAAGGCGCTGACGGGTGCGGGCGCGCCCTCGTAGGCCTCGGGCGCCCAGAAGTGGAACGGCACCGAGGCGGTCTTGTATGCGAAGCCGCCGACCAGCATCAGCGTGCCGACGCCGAGAACCCCGACGT includes these proteins:
- a CDS encoding CBS domain-containing protein translates to MNAGVTDGKPRVNEYMTRDVVTVSPDATVGDVAARIAESHEHSGFPVCDGRRVEGFVSARDLLLADEEEPIFKVMSTDLVVAHPQMKVTDAARVILRSGIQKLPVVDDAGNLVGIISNADVIRSQIERATPEKVGKLIRTLESIHDITVAEERRTVSLSNLVPTQGKVYADELEGRRYELEHGLAEPLVVIDVDGRLLLADGHHRVMAADSLDVEEMDAYVIVIDDDLELGMERTAREEGLASIGDIAVVDYARHPLVETTKRFQ
- a CDS encoding DHH family phosphoesterase, which codes for MASRLLLGCGAGTVGHALVELAREQDDPVHVVTLDPEQREFPQRDVTITAADPADRAVLAGIDEPVASVFIGTDSAERNVDIARAASEVFEATPIVAYAGHEPTEEERETLDRLAGTVLDPVTALREHTAEAVVGQPAERARHLRSLLVGIEGELGVMLHDNPDPDAIASGIGLARLARSVGVDAGAYYFGEISHQQNRALVNVLDLEDDLAELDDPADAEAFDAIALVDHSLPSVNDQLPEETPIDVVIDHHPSPGPVEARHLDVRSEVGSTCTMIVEYFDALEIEPSEELATALLFGIRTDTADFSRGVSRLDFDAAETLLPRVDTDVLDQIERPTISQETFETLARAIRNSRVEEGVCTSCIGTLRDRDAISQAADRLLNMEGVVATLVYGFVDGTVYISARARGSDLDIGETLREAFDQIGSAGGHAGMAGAQIPLGFLGEETENDDELLTEIVREVIDGRFFETLSVRDPETVRLADEPDQWRSALRRR
- a CDS encoding NADH-quinone oxidoreductase subunit N, which codes for MVTQASTWIALAPVVVLATTAFALFLVDSIKPGRTNNGLLAGLSLVGVLGALGVAVWYFFAGVGQPEGLSLLADQVVVDGMSLFFTFVVTSVAALVILGSYDYLHDQPHKGEFYTLVVLATTGMALMANANSLVTVFISLELASLSSYALVAFLKHNRGSVEAGLKYFLIGALSSAIFVYGISLVYAATGSLQLGAVAAGIAETDNVGVLGVGTLMLVGGFAYKTASVPFHFWAPEAYEGAPAPVSAFISSASKAAGFVIAFRVFVEAFPLDVAVGLGIDWVLIFQVLAVVTMLVGNFAAAMQENVKRMLAYSSVGHAGYVLIGLAALGGGQDALVMGAAMMHLLVYGFMNTGAFLFVALAEYRGVGRTFEDYNGMWRQSPVACAAVTVFLFSLAGLPIGGGFLSKYVLFTSAIGAGFWWLAAIGALTSALSLFYYSRLVKAIWIEDPVREFDVSRQPVGLYAAIVAAAIMTIALLPAFPVVDLAQAAAGALLA